The DNA region GGGGGTGCTTGGGGCTGCGGTGGTGCCGGGACTTGCGGCAGCCGTTGTATCGCTCGTTGAGCTCCCGCAGGCGGCGGCGATCATGGCAAACGCGACGAGCAGTATGAGTCCTCGTAGAAACTGACTTTGAGACGATCTTGTCATGTCTTGTTCCTCCTCCGTGCCCGGAGCGGGTTGCTCCGGAGCATTAACTGAATGTTCCCAGACATCATGCAAACGTTTGCACTAACCTACCAGAACCGTTTCGCGCCTGTCGGGGCGGGCGGGGAAAATCGATTCCGAGCGGACACAAGCAGATTTGAAGGGTGGTTGTCATGGCTGGAGCAGTTCTAGTTGTCGGAGGTTCATCTGGTCTTGGTCTCGACGTTGCCAGGCACTACGCCGATGCGGGTGAGCAGGTGTACCTGACGAGCCGGGACCTGGCTCGGGCCCAAGCGGCGGCGGCCGATGTCGGTGGCAACACTTCCGGTATCAGCCTCGACCTCGCTCAGCCGGAGTCGATCGCCGCAAGTCTGGCCGATCTCGGGGACATCAAGTATCTCGTCATCACCGCCGTGCTGCGTGACGAGAACACCGCCAAGGATTTCAAGATCGAAGGAGCCACGGCGCTCGTGACCATGAAACTCATCGGGCCGCTTGAACTCATCCGGGTCCTCGGCGATCGCTTGGGTGAGGGCAGTTCCATTGTGATCTTCGGTGGTCTTGCCAAAGAGCGTCCGTATCCGGGGTCGACCACGATCACCACGGTCAACGGTGGCGTCAGCACGATGATTCGTTCGTTGGCTATCGAGCTGAGCCCGGTGCGGGTCAACTCGATTCACCCGGCCGTGGTCGGCGACAGCTGGTACTGGGCGGACAAGCCGGCCGCCATGCTGGAAGGTCTGAAGGCACGGACGGCCAGCGGTCGGCTCATTACCACTTCCGACGTCGTTGGAGCCACGGTCTTCCTCCTAGAAAACCCCGGCATGAACGCCCACAACCTCAACATCGATGGCGGTTGGTTGGTTACCTAGCCGCCGGGTTATTCGGGAACGGCTGCCACGACTCGCAGTTCCAGGACGAGGCGAGGATCGGTCGCCAAACGGACCACCTCGACCGTGGTACTGGCCGGTCGATGGTTCCCGAACGCCTGTCCGAGCACCCGGTTGATGGCGTCCTGGTTGTCGGCGATGTCGACGATGTAGCGGGTTATCTCAACGACGTGTTCGAGGCCGCCACCGGCGGAGACCAAGACCTGGCGGATGGCTTCGATGGCCATGGCTGCCTGGTCGCCGGGATCGAGCGGGATGTCGTCGAACTCGGCAGCGATATGGGGATGGCTGTGATAGACCGGGGCGGCGGTGACGCCGGCCAGAAACACCATTTTTCCCGAATGCACTTTGACAGCCGGCGTGTACGGCATGTTGAAGCGACGCTCATTCTCGCCGGTGTGAATCATCTCGAATGGTTGTTCCATGCGTGCTCCGCCTTACTTGGTTGCTCTGGTGGATTCTCTGACAACGAGTTCGGGCTTCAGGGTGCAGCTCTCAACCTCTTCTCCACCAAGAAGACGCAGGATCATTTCGCCAGCCAACCTTCCTACGTCCTTGCCAGGGTAATTCACGGTGGTTAGTGACGGCGTTATGTGGCCGACCATGGGAAGGTCGTTGTAACCCGCCAGCGAAAGATCGTCGGGAACTCGTATTCCGTTCTCGCGGAGTCGTGAGAGTGCCCCGAGCGCCATGAGGTCGTTGTGCGCAAAGATGGCCGTCGGCATGGAGGTCGTCGTGTTGATCAGGGCTTCCATGATCCGGCGTCCTTCGGTGATGACCGGCAGGGTGGCTGTTTCCGGGACGAGCACCTGCTCAATCCCGTGCTCGCGGCACGCGGCCGTGAAGCCCTCATCTCGGCGGGGAAAGTTGGCCACATCGAGCGGCCCGCGAAGTTGGGCAACCAGGCTGTGCCCCGATTCGGCGAAGTGTTCGGCGATGGGGCGGCCACCGGCGTGTTCGTCAACTACAACTTCGGGAAGGCTTGTCCCGTCGAGGGGACGGCCCGCCACGACGATGGGAAGAATTCGCCCGGCCGACTCGAGGACTTGCCGATCGGCCGAACGAGCGCTCATCACGATCATGGCGTCGACTCGTCGGCTAAGCATGTGATCGAGAATGTTCGCAAAACGATCGTGGTCGTCTTCGGTCTCGGCGATCATCGGCATCATTCCTGCGGATTCGACGGCTGCCGTCAAGGCGTGGATGACCGGTGTGATGAAGGTGTTGCCGAGGTCGGCGACGATCACTCCGACTGTGGCGGTGCGCCCGCTTTTCAGGCCGCGGGCCACCATGTCGGGACGGTAACCGAGCCGGTCGGCGACGGCTTCGATGTGTTGGCGGGTGGCGTCTTTTACCCGTGAGTGGTGAGCAGGATCAAGGGCACGTGAAACCGTCGAGACGTGAACCCCCGCTTCGCGGGCGACGTCGAGCAGGGTCACGCCGCCCGCGCCAAGGTTCTCTTTTATGCTCATGTATCCATCATCTGCTTGCCATGTCTCGCCCGGGTTTGGCTCGACGGAATCCCGATTACCCGAATGAACCCTACGACTATTGGCGGTTCTCTGACGGGCGGATAATAGGATGCCAAAGCAGCGACCTTCAACTGATGGCGTACGGTGAAGAAGATATGAAGACATATCGAGACGACAGAAGGGACAACCGATGACGGTTGAGCACGGCGATCGCCTACTCGTAAACGGACGGATCTGGACCGGCGACGAACATGTCGAAGCAGTGGCGATCCGCAACGGAAAGATCCTGGCTGCCGGCTCCGATGAGGCGGTTCGAGAAATAGCCGAACGGGGCGCCGACGTCCTGGATCTCGACGGGCGGCGGGCCATTCCTGGTCTTATCGATTCACACGTTCATTTCCTGCGTGGTGGCCAGACCTGGAATGACATAGTCCGCTGGGATGGGGTCCCTAGTTTGGAGGAGGGACTCCGGCGTATCGCGGTCGCCGCGTCCTCCACTCCGGCGGGCACCTGGCTGCGGGTCCTTGGCAGCTGGCATCCCGGGCAGTTCTCCGAGGGCCGCGGACCCACTCAAGCCGAGCTCGACCGGGCCGCTCCCGATCACCCGGTTTATGTCCAGTTGTTGTACGAATGGGCAATCCTCAACTCGATGGCCGCCAATCTCGCACTCGGAGAGTCGAACCCGCCTGGCGGTGAGATCGAACGCGATGCCACGGGCGCTCCTACCGGCTTGATCCGCGGGCCGGGCGCCTTTGGCATGGTTCTCGGACAAATCCCAGCTCCCACCCGGGCGGCCCAGGTCGCCTCGACGAAGGCTCTCATGGCTGATTTCAATGCGACCGGTATTACCGGCGTGATCGATCCGGGGGGCTTCGGCGTGATCCCCGAGTCATACGGAGCGCTCTTTGATACTTGGAGAGCCGGAGAGATGACGTTGCGGGTTGGCCTATATGTCGTTCCCGGAGGGCGCGGTACCGAGGTCGAAGACCTGCGCCAATGGGTCCGATACGTCCAACCCGGCTTTGGAGATGACATGCTCCGTTATGTCGGCGCAGGTGAGATCCTTACCTTCGGCTGCCACGACCTTGAAGGGGTCAGGCCGTTCGAGGTATCGAAGGAGGCCAAAGCCGATCTCACCGAGATCACCCGTATGTTGTCTCTGGCCGGGTGGCCGATCCATATGCATGCGGTCCTCGACCCGACCATTGGTGCCGTTCTGGATGTGTTTGAGGAGGTCGCCGCGGACGTCGGTCTTCGGGGCCGTGTATCGCTGGCTCATGCCGAGCCGATCGGACGCCGTAACCTCGAACGGGTCAAAGCGTTGGGCATCGGGATTGCGATCCAGGATCGGATGATCATGCGATCGGCCGATTCGGCCGCTTTCTGGGGTGAGGAGATCGCCATCGACTCGCCGCCGCTCCGGGACATCCTCGACCTGGGAATCCCGTTGGGTGCTGGTACGGATGGGACGGTGGTTGCTTCCCATGATCCCTGGCAGTGCATCCACTGGCTGGTGACCGGCAAGTCGATCGACGGCGCCCCGCCCCGTTCGGAACGCCATCGGTTGACCATCGAAGAAGCGCTGGCTGCCTACACCTCCGGGAGCGCCTGGTTCTCGCTCGACGAACACAAACGGGGGACGCTGAAGCCAGGCATGCTCGCCGATATCGCGGTTCTGTCCGATGATGTCTTTGCCATTGACCCTGATTCGCTTACCAGCGTTCGGTCCGACCTGACGATGGTCGGTGGTGTCGCCGTCCATGCCGCCGGACCTTTTTCGGGGCCGGTCGTTTAGTTAGTCGATTGGCCGACTGGTTATGGCCGCATCTTCGGGTGGTATCCACCCCGGTAACCGGTGCTGGTTGCCGGAACCGGGTCGCCACCGTCGATGGGGATCGTCGCCAGGACGCCGTCCGTCCCGTCCCCCAGGTTTGCGACAAAGATTATCCGGCCGTCGGCTGTGAACGACGGATGGGTACGTTGCCGCCCGATGAAGCGAGCGTCGTCAGGCGGGTGAGATCCGACCCGTCGGGATGGATCGTGTACAGATCATATGCTTCGTGGCCCGGGGCGCCGAGGGATGCGAACACGATGAGCGTTCCGTCCTCGCTCCAGTCGGCCGTCTCGGCATACAGTTCGGGCTCCGTCAGTGGGCGAACGGTCGGCGGGGTCGTGGTGAGGTCGATGACCGACAAGGTGACTCCCGTGACTTCGGCGTCACCAGCCGGACCGGTCCGATGCACAACCTCGAGGACGATCGACTTCCCGTCCGGCGACCAGCGGGGTCCGGCGTAGAAGTCAGTCGGTCCAGCATCGAGGATGATCTCGGTGTCTTTGGTAGCGACGTTGAGGGTCTCGAGGGTTGACCGTACACCGTCGGAATCCTCGGTCATCCGAGTGAAGACAATCATCGTTCCGTCAGGAGACCAGGCTGGATCGTCGAAGTATTGGCACGGATCGACGCAGGCCAAGGCGACGGTGGCTTCGGTGCCGTCGGCGTTTACGATCCGCAGGTCCTCTGTGCCGTTCTGGTTGGCCACAGCGAATACGAT from Acidimicrobiia bacterium includes:
- a CDS encoding amidohydrolase, which codes for MTVEHGDRLLVNGRIWTGDEHVEAVAIRNGKILAAGSDEAVREIAERGADVLDLDGRRAIPGLIDSHVHFLRGGQTWNDIVRWDGVPSLEEGLRRIAVAASSTPAGTWLRVLGSWHPGQFSEGRGPTQAELDRAAPDHPVYVQLLYEWAILNSMAANLALGESNPPGGEIERDATGAPTGLIRGPGAFGMVLGQIPAPTRAAQVASTKALMADFNATGITGVIDPGGFGVIPESYGALFDTWRAGEMTLRVGLYVVPGGRGTEVEDLRQWVRYVQPGFGDDMLRYVGAGEILTFGCHDLEGVRPFEVSKEAKADLTEITRMLSLAGWPIHMHAVLDPTIGAVLDVFEEVAADVGLRGRVSLAHAEPIGRRNLERVKALGIGIAIQDRMIMRSADSAAFWGEEIAIDSPPLRDILDLGIPLGAGTDGTVVASHDPWQCIHWLVTGKSIDGAPPRSERHRLTIEEALAAYTSGSAWFSLDEHKRGTLKPGMLADIAVLSDDVFAIDPDSLTSVRSDLTMVGGVAVHAAGPFSGPVV
- a CDS encoding LacI family DNA-binding transcriptional regulator yields the protein MSIKENLGAGGVTLLDVAREAGVHVSTVSRALDPAHHSRVKDATRQHIEAVADRLGYRPDMVARGLKSGRTATVGVIVADLGNTFITPVIHALTAAVESAGMMPMIAETEDDHDRFANILDHMLSRRVDAMIVMSARSADRQVLESAGRILPIVVAGRPLDGTSLPEVVVDEHAGGRPIAEHFAESGHSLVAQLRGPLDVANFPRRDEGFTAACREHGIEQVLVPETATLPVITEGRRIMEALINTTTSMPTAIFAHNDLMALGALSRLRENGIRVPDDLSLAGYNDLPMVGHITPSLTTVNYPGKDVGRLAGEMILRLLGGEEVESCTLKPELVVRESTRATK
- a CDS encoding SDR family oxidoreductase, whose translation is MAGAVLVVGGSSGLGLDVARHYADAGEQVYLTSRDLARAQAAAADVGGNTSGISLDLAQPESIAASLADLGDIKYLVITAVLRDENTAKDFKIEGATALVTMKLIGPLELIRVLGDRLGEGSSIVIFGGLAKERPYPGSTTITTVNGGVSTMIRSLAIELSPVRVNSIHPAVVGDSWYWADKPAAMLEGLKARTASGRLITTSDVVGATVFLLENPGMNAHNLNIDGGWLVT
- a CDS encoding PD40 domain-containing protein, with amino-acid sequence MNRGSLSILAVLTLTSTACSSAQGLESNETTTTTGRVAVTTTSQAVATTTTATPVPTTISDPTVVLADDLWIVYQGGSGGDQIFLIRPDGTGAHSPTEEVSGYGQTNPDWSPDGQRIVFAVANQNGTEDLRIVNADGTEATVALACVDPCQYFDDPAWSPDGTMIVFTRMTEDSDGVRSTLETLNVATKDTEIILDAGPTDFYAGPRWSPDGKSIVLEVVHRTGPAGDAEVTGVTLSVIDLTTTPPTVRPLTEPELYAETADWSEDGTLIVFASLGAPGHEAYDLYTIHPDGSDLTRLTTLASSGGNVPIRRSQPTAG